In the Arthrobacter sp. 31Y genome, one interval contains:
- the thrS gene encoding threonine--tRNA ligase, with amino-acid sequence MSDAQQITLIVDGEETKVTEGTTGAELFFERRDVVVARVNGVLKDLDQVLPADAEIEGVTIESPDGLNVLRHSTAHVMAQAVQQLRPDAKLGIGPYITDGFYFDFDVAEPFTPEDLRQLEKMMQKIINQNQKFVRRVVTEEEAREAMANEPYKLELLGKKNDASDAAEGVNVEVGAGDITIYDNVDRKSGESVWCDLCRGPHLPNTKIISNAFALTRSSAAYWLGNQNNQQLQRIYGTAWPTKEALKAYQERIAEAERRDHRKLGVELDLFSFPDELGSGLPVFHPKGGIIRKAMEDYSRQRHVDAGYEFVYTPHITKGHLYEVSGHLDWYKDGMFPAMQVDAEFNEDGTVRKPAQDYYLKPMNCPMHNLIFRSRGRSYRELPLRLFEFGSVYRYEKSGVVHGLTRVRGMTQDDAHIYCTREQMKDELTTTLNFVLGLLKDYGLDDFYLELSTKNEEKFVGDDAAWEEATRTLSEVAAASGLELVPDPGGAAFYGPKISVQAKDALGRTWQMSTIQLDFNLPERFELEYQAADGTRQRPVMIHRALFGSVERFMGVLTEHYAGAFPAWLSPVQVVGIPVAETFNDYMFDVVDQLKAAGIRAEVDVSSDRFPKKIRTASKDKIPFVLIAGGEDAEAGAVSFRFRDGSQDNGVPVAEAVRRIVDAVKNRES; translated from the coding sequence GTGTCAGATGCCCAACAGATCACCCTCATCGTCGATGGCGAAGAGACCAAGGTGACGGAAGGGACTACCGGCGCGGAACTCTTCTTCGAGCGCCGCGACGTCGTTGTAGCCCGTGTCAATGGTGTGCTGAAGGACCTTGACCAGGTCTTGCCGGCCGACGCTGAAATCGAAGGCGTCACCATCGAATCTCCTGATGGCCTCAACGTACTCCGCCACTCCACCGCCCACGTCATGGCTCAGGCCGTGCAGCAGCTGCGCCCCGATGCCAAGCTCGGCATCGGCCCTTACATCACGGACGGCTTCTACTTCGACTTTGATGTCGCTGAGCCCTTCACCCCGGAAGACCTGCGCCAGCTGGAAAAGATGATGCAAAAGATCATCAATCAGAACCAGAAGTTCGTTCGCCGCGTGGTCACCGAAGAAGAAGCCCGCGAAGCCATGGCCAACGAGCCTTACAAGCTGGAACTGCTGGGCAAGAAGAACGATGCAAGCGACGCCGCGGAGGGCGTCAACGTTGAGGTCGGCGCTGGCGACATCACCATCTACGACAACGTGGACAGGAAAAGCGGCGAGAGTGTGTGGTGCGATCTCTGCCGTGGCCCGCACTTGCCCAACACCAAGATCATTTCCAACGCTTTCGCGTTGACCCGCTCTTCAGCCGCGTACTGGTTGGGTAACCAGAACAACCAGCAGCTACAGCGCATTTACGGTACAGCCTGGCCCACCAAGGAAGCTCTCAAGGCCTACCAGGAACGCATCGCTGAGGCCGAGCGTCGCGACCACCGCAAACTTGGCGTCGAGCTGGACCTGTTCTCCTTCCCGGACGAGCTCGGCTCCGGCTTGCCCGTGTTCCATCCCAAGGGCGGCATCATCCGCAAGGCGATGGAGGACTACTCCCGCCAGCGCCACGTGGACGCCGGTTACGAGTTCGTCTACACGCCCCACATCACCAAGGGACACCTCTACGAGGTTTCCGGACACCTTGACTGGTACAAGGACGGCATGTTCCCGGCGATGCAGGTGGACGCCGAGTTCAACGAAGACGGCACGGTTCGCAAGCCGGCACAGGACTACTACCTGAAGCCGATGAACTGCCCAATGCACAACCTCATCTTCCGCTCACGTGGCCGTTCCTACCGTGAACTGCCGCTGCGCCTCTTCGAATTTGGCTCGGTGTACCGCTACGAGAAGTCCGGTGTTGTTCATGGCCTGACCCGCGTCCGTGGCATGACACAGGACGACGCCCACATCTACTGCACGCGTGAGCAGATGAAGGACGAACTCACCACCACGTTGAACTTCGTCCTGGGCCTCCTCAAGGACTACGGCCTGGATGACTTCTACCTGGAACTCTCCACAAAGAACGAAGAAAAGTTTGTAGGCGACGACGCCGCATGGGAAGAGGCCACGCGCACACTTTCCGAGGTTGCGGCAGCCTCGGGCCTGGAACTGGTTCCGGATCCGGGTGGAGCAGCTTTCTACGGCCCCAAGATCTCTGTTCAGGCGAAGGACGCACTGGGGCGGACCTGGCAGATGTCCACCATCCAGCTGGACTTCAACCTGCCCGAACGCTTCGAACTGGAGTACCAGGCTGCAGACGGCACCCGCCAGCGGCCCGTCATGATCCACCGCGCACTCTTCGGTTCCGTGGAACGCTTCATGGGTGTTCTCACCGAGCACTACGCGGGCGCCTTCCCGGCATGGCTTTCGCCCGTCCAGGTTGTTGGCATTCCAGTGGCCGAGACATTCAACGACTACATGTTCGACGTCGTGGACCAGCTGAAGGCCGCTGGAATCCGAGCCGAGGTTGATGTCTCGTCGGATCGCTTCCCCAAAAAGATCCGTACGGCCAGCAAGGACAAGATTCCTTTCGTCCTGATAGCCGGAGGTGAGGACGCCGAGGCCGGTGCCGTGTCGTTCCGCTTCCGGGATGGCAGCCAGGACAACGGCGTGCCCGTGGCAGAGGCGGTCCGCAGGATCGTCGATGCCGTCAAGAACCGCGAGAGCTGA
- a CDS encoding DNA polymerase III subunit alpha, with protein sequence MSFTHLHVSTAFSAHYGVSWPDELAQAAAADGATALACTDRDGLYGTIKHLKACMEANIDPIVGVDLAIFDDDGDHRTQVAGRVVVLAHGNNNGAGYKALCRLVSDAHARTSGKAGGVVPVAVTRGELASRTLDPTTLKPVLTVLIGPDSDVGQAMGGRKYLRPRTLFKQWIDAMPPGTIVAETVSHLSAPGEPLSTSHAVRMLKLALEHNIPAILSNAVRYCAQDGAATADVLDSARTLKSLPELSAAPLLQPTGQGWLKNAHHMLQLGKEIMNAAGQGKADLNKLLANTEALADKCRIDPILDMGWKKPVVPEASIIGIDRDPMVELTQRCEAGITKRFPGINGEMEKRVRSRLVHELGIIARLGFASYFLTVAEVSRMILDMGVRVAARGSGASSLVNYLIDISQVDPIRHDLIFERFLSGRRSTLPDIDIDVESAERHNVYRRIFDRFGAERVTLMSMQNGYRARGAVRDAGMALGMPDEEVGEIAKQLWRFSARKFREALVEKPELRNFAGRVEQGALEENQQLDMLVDLTERLDRLPRHISMHPCGVILGDATLLDRSPVQPSGLGLPMSQFDKHDMDPMGMLKLDVLGVRMQSAMAFAVREVIRLHPSKAEVVEAGRHPVEPGGSGPDFIAADGRIDLNAVPFDDEPTYELIRSTHTLGCFQIESPGQRELIGKMAPREFNDLIIDISLFRPGPMKSDMVRPFLEHRHGFAPEVYPHPDLKPVLQETHGVTVFHEQILKTFDVMTGCGLDRADEFRRALGDEVHEPEVERQFRRDAIRKYSPEVVDKVWGTLKAFGSFGFCKAHGAAFAVPTYQSAWLKTHHPEAFLAGLWEHDPGMYPKRLLVAEARRLGIPILPLDINRSHAEYRVEKIQDGPDRGKLGIRLSLTGIYGLSGAELKRIVAGQPFDSLADLRARARVSKPNIKRLAQLGAFDSLHKDSGGKANRADLVQHLQALQSSPTRKPTDVIEGQLAFALGDVELKNLAPELPEPSMVENVRAELDLMAVDVSQHLMESHRPLLDKLGVTTADKLLGLRNGTEVLVAGVRIATQTPPMRGGRRVVFISIDDGTGCVDSVFFHEAQEESGPLLFGTRMLLIRGTTRRTGPKGISLSANKAWDLSQPETLPYGELLPAGVVLPDEFTHRGPLHGISRNLAITGLGS encoded by the coding sequence TTGAGCTTCACCCATCTGCACGTCTCCACCGCCTTCAGCGCACACTACGGGGTCTCCTGGCCCGACGAACTCGCCCAAGCCGCCGCAGCAGACGGCGCCACGGCGCTCGCCTGTACAGACCGTGACGGCCTGTACGGCACCATCAAACACCTCAAAGCCTGCATGGAAGCAAACATCGACCCCATCGTGGGTGTAGACCTGGCAATCTTCGACGACGACGGCGACCACCGCACCCAAGTCGCGGGCCGCGTCGTCGTCCTCGCCCACGGCAACAACAACGGCGCCGGCTACAAGGCACTCTGCCGCCTCGTCTCCGACGCCCACGCAAGAACCTCAGGAAAAGCCGGGGGAGTAGTCCCCGTGGCAGTAACCAGAGGAGAACTTGCATCAAGAACCCTTGACCCCACAACCCTCAAACCAGTCCTCACCGTTCTGATCGGACCCGACTCCGATGTTGGCCAAGCCATGGGTGGCCGCAAATACCTCAGGCCCAGAACCCTTTTCAAGCAATGGATCGACGCCATGCCACCGGGAACCATCGTGGCCGAAACTGTTTCCCACCTCAGCGCACCCGGAGAACCACTGAGCACCTCACATGCCGTACGAATGCTCAAGCTCGCACTGGAACACAACATCCCCGCCATCCTCAGCAACGCCGTCCGCTACTGCGCCCAAGACGGAGCAGCAACCGCCGACGTCCTCGACTCCGCCCGCACCCTCAAATCCCTTCCCGAACTCTCAGCCGCACCCCTGCTGCAACCGACAGGGCAAGGCTGGCTGAAGAACGCCCACCACATGCTCCAACTCGGCAAAGAAATCATGAACGCGGCAGGCCAAGGGAAAGCCGACCTCAACAAACTACTCGCCAACACAGAGGCGCTCGCCGACAAATGCCGCATCGATCCCATCCTGGACATGGGATGGAAGAAACCAGTGGTCCCCGAAGCCTCCATCATCGGCATCGACCGCGACCCCATGGTGGAACTCACCCAACGCTGCGAAGCCGGAATCACCAAACGATTCCCTGGTATCAACGGGGAAATGGAGAAACGGGTGCGCTCGCGGTTGGTGCATGAGTTAGGGATCATTGCCAGGCTGGGTTTTGCTTCCTATTTCCTCACGGTGGCAGAGGTATCTCGGATGATCCTCGATATGGGTGTCAGGGTTGCTGCCAGGGGGTCCGGCGCTTCCAGCCTGGTCAACTACCTGATCGACATCAGCCAGGTTGATCCGATCCGCCACGACCTCATCTTTGAACGGTTCCTTTCGGGACGCCGGTCAACCCTTCCTGACATTGACATCGACGTCGAAAGTGCGGAAAGGCACAACGTCTACCGCCGGATTTTTGATCGATTCGGCGCCGAGCGAGTCACCCTCATGAGCATGCAAAACGGTTACCGGGCACGAGGCGCAGTCCGTGACGCAGGTATGGCCCTGGGCATGCCGGACGAGGAAGTCGGTGAGATTGCCAAGCAACTATGGAGATTCTCTGCCCGCAAGTTCCGGGAAGCGCTGGTGGAAAAGCCTGAGCTCCGGAATTTTGCCGGGCGGGTGGAGCAGGGCGCCTTGGAGGAGAACCAGCAGTTGGACATGTTGGTGGACCTCACCGAAAGGCTGGATCGCCTGCCCCGGCATATCTCCATGCATCCTTGCGGCGTGATTTTGGGAGATGCCACACTCCTGGATCGAAGTCCCGTCCAGCCCAGCGGATTGGGTCTGCCCATGAGCCAATTCGATAAACATGACATGGATCCCATGGGAATGCTCAAACTCGACGTCCTGGGAGTGCGGATGCAAAGCGCCATGGCCTTTGCCGTGCGTGAGGTCATCCGCTTGCATCCCTCGAAGGCAGAAGTTGTGGAGGCTGGTAGGCATCCTGTTGAGCCAGGTGGTTCCGGACCGGACTTCATTGCCGCCGACGGAAGGATCGATCTCAACGCCGTACCGTTCGACGACGAGCCCACCTATGAGTTGATCCGCAGCACCCACACGCTTGGCTGTTTCCAGATCGAATCACCCGGTCAACGGGAGCTCATTGGAAAGATGGCACCCAGGGAATTCAATGACCTCATCATCGACATCTCGCTGTTCCGTCCAGGGCCCATGAAGTCGGACATGGTCCGTCCTTTCCTGGAACACAGGCATGGGTTCGCGCCGGAGGTCTACCCCCATCCGGACTTGAAGCCTGTGCTGCAGGAGACTCATGGAGTCACGGTCTTCCATGAGCAGATCCTGAAGACCTTTGACGTCATGACCGGCTGTGGGTTGGATAGGGCTGATGAGTTCCGGCGTGCCTTGGGTGATGAAGTGCACGAGCCTGAAGTGGAGAGGCAATTCCGCCGCGACGCGATCAGGAAATACTCTCCAGAGGTTGTGGACAAGGTCTGGGGCACCTTGAAAGCATTTGGCAGCTTTGGGTTTTGCAAAGCCCACGGGGCCGCCTTTGCGGTGCCCACCTATCAATCGGCCTGGCTGAAAACCCACCATCCCGAAGCCTTTCTTGCCGGGCTCTGGGAACACGATCCCGGAATGTATCCCAAACGGTTGTTGGTGGCTGAAGCCCGTCGGCTCGGAATCCCCATCCTGCCCCTGGACATCAACCGGAGCCATGCCGAATACCGGGTGGAAAAGATCCAGGACGGGCCCGATCGAGGCAAGCTTGGCATCCGGCTGAGCCTCACTGGGATCTATGGGCTTTCGGGAGCAGAGCTCAAGAGAATCGTGGCAGGGCAGCCCTTCGATTCCTTGGCTGACCTCCGGGCACGGGCGAGGGTCAGTAAACCGAACATCAAAAGGCTTGCTCAACTGGGCGCTTTTGATTCCCTGCACAAAGATTCCGGGGGGAAAGCGAACCGGGCAGACCTCGTGCAACACCTGCAGGCGCTCCAAAGCAGCCCCACCAGGAAGCCAACGGATGTCATCGAAGGACAATTGGCGTTCGCCCTGGGCGACGTGGAGCTAAAGAATCTGGCTCCGGAACTTCCCGAGCCATCCATGGTGGAGAACGTCAGGGCCGAGCTTGACCTCATGGCCGTTGATGTCAGCCAGCACCTCATGGAAAGCCACCGGCCACTACTGGACAAACTGGGGGTCACCACGGCTGACAAACTCCTGGGCTTACGCAACGGGACCGAGGTTCTGGTGGCTGGAGTTCGGATCGCGACCCAAACCCCGCCCATGCGAGGGGGAAGACGTGTGGTCTTCATCAGCATTGACGACGGCACCGGCTGCGTGGACTCTGTGTTTTTCCATGAGGCCCAGGAAGAATCCGGACCCTTGCTGTTTGGTACCCGGATGCTGCTGATCCGCGGAACCACCAGGAGGACAGGCCCCAAGGGAATCAGCCTCAGTGCCAACAAAGCATGGGACCTCAGCCAGCCGGAAACGCTGCCCTATGGAGAACTCCTCCCGGCAGGAGTTGTCCTTCCTGATGAATTCACTCACCGAGGCCCTCTTCACGGCATCTCCAGGAACCTTGCCATCACCGGTTTGGGCAGCTGA
- a CDS encoding DUF6504 family protein — translation MGLFSESVNVSCTDAGQPQEVQWKGTQYTVTNEPVRWYERRQWWLEESRAPLGSGAGLVDHEIWRVQLLPSTDEPETSHSITLDLVRHLGSGRWRLLRIHDAAPARAVEPDEAA, via the coding sequence ATGGGGCTGTTCAGTGAATCAGTAAATGTGAGCTGCACAGACGCAGGCCAGCCGCAGGAAGTCCAATGGAAAGGCACGCAGTACACAGTCACCAACGAACCGGTGCGCTGGTACGAACGACGCCAATGGTGGCTTGAAGAAAGCCGCGCACCCCTGGGAAGCGGAGCCGGCCTGGTTGACCACGAGATCTGGCGGGTACAACTGCTTCCCTCCACCGATGAGCCGGAAACCAGCCACTCCATCACCCTCGATCTCGTCCGGCACCTGGGCAGCGGACGGTGGAGACTCCTGCGCATCCACGACGCCGCACCAGCACGTGCAGTAGAACCCGACGAAGCAGCGTGA
- a CDS encoding FAD-dependent monooxygenase — MLMERVDIIGGGIAGLALAGRLDPGRFDVTVYEQRPELPAVGTTLAMWPAAQRALAELGILGAVRSRGSIIKAGALRSPSGDPMLSMEGEGLVGVSRPELLRLLDSAVPDTVSRVAGRVDRLPSDAWLTVGADGVKSIVRRDFWGERSAARPTPFLAVRGVIPGTPSAEDVGEYWGRGEIFGLAPAGDGTNWYASYRSALGPDGVDVAEALELTRTRYAKYSPAVRSVLSTAAPGNSLAQRIWTTPPLRRYAQGNVVLLGDAAHAMTPNLGRGACEALIDAVNLGKLLNEQPLKEALAAYNRERVLRTQLLRLASSLMGGVALAQGAQPWRDALVKQIGKRSKRTASRSVT, encoded by the coding sequence GTGCTCATGGAAAGAGTGGACATCATCGGTGGAGGAATAGCCGGACTGGCGCTTGCCGGGCGGCTGGACCCGGGCAGGTTTGACGTCACCGTGTATGAGCAGCGGCCCGAGCTCCCGGCGGTTGGGACAACTCTGGCCATGTGGCCGGCCGCCCAAAGGGCCTTGGCTGAGCTGGGGATCCTTGGGGCCGTTCGGAGCCGTGGGTCCATCATCAAGGCCGGCGCCCTCCGCAGCCCCTCCGGGGATCCCATGCTCTCCATGGAAGGAGAGGGTCTGGTGGGAGTGTCCAGGCCAGAATTGCTGAGGCTGCTGGATTCCGCAGTTCCGGACACAGTGTCCAGGGTGGCCGGACGTGTGGACCGCCTGCCGTCCGATGCTTGGCTGACCGTGGGCGCGGATGGAGTCAAAAGCATTGTCCGACGCGACTTTTGGGGCGAGCGGAGTGCTGCCAGGCCTACTCCATTCCTTGCTGTCCGCGGAGTCATTCCCGGAACCCCGTCCGCTGAAGACGTCGGCGAGTACTGGGGGCGGGGTGAGATTTTTGGCTTGGCACCTGCCGGTGACGGAACTAACTGGTATGCCTCCTACAGGTCCGCCCTTGGCCCGGACGGGGTTGATGTTGCAGAAGCACTGGAGCTGACACGGACTCGGTATGCGAAGTACTCACCCGCTGTTCGGAGTGTTCTTTCCACTGCTGCTCCGGGCAATTCGCTGGCCCAACGGATCTGGACGACACCTCCGCTCAGGCGTTATGCGCAGGGCAATGTGGTGTTGCTGGGGGACGCCGCACACGCCATGACCCCCAACCTTGGCCGTGGTGCCTGCGAAGCGCTGATTGATGCTGTGAATCTGGGCAAGCTGCTGAACGAGCAGCCCTTGAAGGAAGCGCTCGCCGCCTATAACCGGGAGCGGGTCTTGCGCACTCAATTGCTCCGGCTGGCTTCTTCACTCATGGGTGGCGTTGCCCTCGCCCAGGGTGCACAGCCTTGGCGCGACGCTCTGGTCAAACAGATCGGCAAGCGTTCCAAGCGGACCGCCTCGCGGAGTGTCACGTAG
- a CDS encoding TetR/AcrR family transcriptional regulator: protein MPDRRTQLADAALAVVSAKGLKGLTHRAVDAQAGVAVGTTSNYFRNRAALTSAAVDRVEERDRLLLQQGPSEIPTSVATLAEQIAGAVMGLARENAELTRARFVFALDQPEVVAAGHERLVNALAQLLESMGIAEARSRAEAISDYSDGLALHLLTARKGQDIDTAAVARSIQRLLEG from the coding sequence ATGCCTGACCGACGAACTCAACTTGCCGATGCCGCGCTCGCCGTCGTCTCCGCCAAGGGACTCAAGGGACTCACCCACCGGGCCGTCGACGCCCAGGCCGGCGTCGCCGTCGGAACTACCTCCAACTATTTCCGCAACCGTGCAGCGCTGACGAGCGCCGCCGTCGACCGCGTTGAAGAACGTGACCGCCTCCTGCTGCAGCAGGGACCATCGGAGATCCCGACGTCGGTAGCCACGTTGGCGGAGCAGATCGCCGGAGCGGTCATGGGACTCGCGCGGGAAAACGCCGAGCTCACCCGGGCCAGGTTCGTTTTCGCCCTCGACCAACCCGAAGTGGTCGCTGCCGGACACGAGCGCCTGGTAAATGCCTTGGCGCAACTGCTCGAGTCGATGGGAATAGCCGAAGCACGCAGCCGGGCAGAAGCAATCTCCGACTACAGCGACGGCCTTGCCCTACACCTCCTGACCGCGAGGAAGGGTCAGGACATTGACACAGCCGCAGTGGCACGGAGCATCCAGCGCCTCTTGGAGGGCTGA
- a CDS encoding SOS response-associated peptidase, producing the protein MARAVGDLLADFDAELEKEIALEKSWNVAPTDAVPIVLERLIDHDVKRQLHVAKWGLVPSWAKDPKGGARLINARSETLLEKPSFKKAAVARRCAVPADGYYEWKKGEGQNKQPYYVHPGDGQGLVFAGLYEWWRDQSASDDDPARWLLSMSILTADTPTAESARSRRSASVFDELTALHDRVPLPMSIETMEAWLDPREKDAEGLVELVRSKAHDAAAAWTLDPVGAAVGNVRNNSPELIEPVEGLF; encoded by the coding sequence ATGGCCCGTGCGGTGGGGGATCTGCTCGCCGATTTTGACGCCGAACTTGAGAAGGAAATTGCCCTGGAGAAATCGTGGAACGTGGCTCCGACTGATGCCGTTCCCATCGTGTTGGAGAGGCTGATTGACCACGATGTGAAACGGCAGCTCCACGTGGCGAAGTGGGGGCTGGTGCCCTCGTGGGCGAAGGATCCCAAGGGCGGTGCCCGGCTCATCAACGCTCGAAGCGAAACGCTGTTGGAGAAGCCGTCCTTCAAGAAGGCCGCGGTGGCCAGGCGCTGCGCGGTTCCTGCTGATGGTTATTACGAATGGAAGAAGGGCGAGGGCCAGAACAAGCAACCGTATTACGTGCACCCGGGAGACGGCCAAGGCTTGGTCTTTGCAGGCTTATACGAGTGGTGGCGTGACCAGTCGGCGTCTGATGATGACCCTGCCCGTTGGTTGCTGTCCATGTCCATCCTGACCGCGGACACCCCTACGGCCGAGTCGGCCAGGTCCCGGCGCAGCGCTTCGGTCTTTGATGAGCTGACCGCCCTGCATGACCGTGTTCCCTTGCCTATGAGCATAGAGACGATGGAAGCCTGGCTGGATCCGCGGGAAAAGGACGCTGAAGGGTTGGTAGAGCTGGTCCGCTCCAAGGCACACGATGCCGCAGCTGCGTGGACACTGGACCCGGTGGGTGCCGCGGTGGGAAATGTCCGCAACAATTCACCGGAACTCATTGAACCGGTGGAAGGCCTCTTTTAG
- a CDS encoding mycoredoxin has product MDFTPDSGTITMFSTTWCGYCNRLKKQLDAKGIGYTEINIEEVDGTAELVEQLNGGNRTVPTVLFPDGTAATNPSASEVEKRLVAA; this is encoded by the coding sequence GTGGACTTCACTCCCGACTCCGGCACCATCACCATGTTCTCGACCACCTGGTGCGGTTATTGCAACCGCCTGAAGAAGCAGCTGGACGCCAAGGGCATCGGCTACACCGAGATCAACATCGAAGAAGTAGATGGCACTGCCGAACTCGTCGAGCAGCTCAACGGAGGCAACCGCACCGTCCCCACCGTGCTCTTCCCTGACGGAACCGCGGCCACCAACCCGTCCGCTTCCGAGGTTGAGAAGCGCCTGGTCGCCGCGTAA
- a CDS encoding S-(hydroxymethyl)mycothiol dehydrogenase, giving the protein MVHAVKGVVVRSKGAPATLETILVPEPGPGEALVDILTSGVCHTDLHYKLGGISDDFPFLLGHEATGVVSAVGPDVTDVAPGDRVVLNWRAVCGNCRACNRGQAQYCFNTHNATQKMTLEDGTELSPALGIGAFIEKTLVAAGQCTKVDPDADAAAVGLLGCGVMAGLGAALNTGNVKRGDSVAVIGCGGVGVAAIAGAALAGATTIIAVDIDAKKLQRAKELGATHTVDSSASDPIEEIRALTGGFGADVVIDAVGRPETYKQAFYARDLAGTVVLVGVPTPEMTLELPLLDVFGRGGSLKSSWYGDCLPSRDFPMLVDLYKQGKLDLDAFVTERITINQVEEAFDKMHDGAVLRSVVEL; this is encoded by the coding sequence ATGGTCCACGCAGTCAAAGGTGTCGTCGTTCGCTCCAAAGGCGCACCCGCAACATTAGAAACCATCCTGGTTCCCGAACCCGGCCCCGGCGAGGCTTTGGTGGACATCCTCACCAGCGGCGTCTGCCACACCGACCTCCACTACAAACTCGGCGGCATCAGCGACGATTTCCCCTTCCTCCTTGGCCACGAAGCCACCGGCGTAGTCAGCGCAGTCGGCCCCGATGTCACTGACGTAGCCCCGGGCGACCGCGTGGTCCTCAACTGGCGCGCAGTCTGCGGCAACTGCCGAGCATGTAACCGCGGCCAGGCCCAGTACTGCTTCAACACCCACAACGCCACCCAAAAGATGACACTTGAAGATGGCACGGAACTCTCACCAGCCCTCGGCATCGGCGCATTCATCGAAAAGACGCTGGTAGCCGCCGGGCAATGCACCAAGGTAGACCCCGACGCCGATGCCGCCGCGGTGGGACTGCTCGGCTGCGGCGTCATGGCAGGTCTGGGCGCAGCGCTCAACACCGGCAACGTCAAGCGAGGCGACTCCGTTGCCGTGATCGGCTGCGGCGGAGTGGGCGTGGCAGCAATCGCCGGCGCCGCGCTCGCAGGAGCCACCACCATCATCGCCGTGGACATCGACGCTAAAAAGCTTCAGCGTGCCAAGGAACTCGGTGCAACACACACGGTGGATTCATCCGCAAGCGACCCCATTGAAGAAATCAGGGCTCTGACAGGTGGCTTCGGCGCAGACGTGGTGATTGACGCCGTCGGACGTCCCGAAACCTATAAGCAGGCGTTCTACGCCCGCGACCTCGCAGGCACCGTTGTCCTGGTGGGTGTCCCCACGCCGGAGATGACCCTGGAACTGCCGCTGCTGGATGTTTTCGGCCGTGGTGGGTCACTCAAGTCATCCTGGTACGGCGATTGCCTGCCCTCCCGCGACTTCCCCATGCTGGTGGACCTGTACAAGCAGGGCAAGCTGGACCTGGACGCATTCGTCACCGAACGCATCACCATCAACCAAGTCGAAGAAGCGTTCGACAAGATGCATGATGGCGCAGTCCTCCGATCGGTGGTTGAGCTGTGA
- a CDS encoding MBL fold metallo-hydrolase, translating into MSARNVTIDHVVTSGTFSLDGGTWDVDNNVWIIGDDSECIVIDPAHNPDAIREAVGGRTVKAILLTHGHDDHISSAGAFWELVKAPIHLHQDDWMLWRAVFPEIDPDVAIVDGDEFAVAGATLKAIHTPGHSPGSVSFHLASEETLFSGDTLFQGGPGATGRSYSDFPTIIESIRTKLLPLPEETVVRTGHGDSTTIGAEKPHLDEWIARGH; encoded by the coding sequence GTGAGCGCCCGCAACGTCACGATCGATCACGTTGTCACTTCCGGGACGTTCTCCCTCGACGGAGGAACCTGGGACGTGGACAACAACGTTTGGATCATCGGCGATGACTCTGAATGCATCGTCATCGACCCCGCCCACAACCCCGACGCAATTCGCGAGGCCGTGGGTGGCCGAACAGTCAAAGCCATCCTCCTCACGCACGGCCACGATGACCACATCAGCTCTGCCGGCGCGTTTTGGGAGCTCGTCAAAGCTCCCATCCACTTGCACCAGGACGACTGGATGCTGTGGCGGGCAGTGTTCCCGGAGATTGATCCGGACGTGGCGATCGTGGACGGCGACGAGTTCGCCGTTGCCGGCGCAACGCTGAAAGCCATCCACACTCCTGGACACTCGCCCGGGTCCGTGTCATTCCACCTGGCCAGCGAAGAAACACTCTTCAGCGGAGACACGCTCTTCCAAGGCGGACCTGGCGCGACGGGACGCTCCTATAGCGACTTCCCCACCATCATCGAATCCATCCGGACCAAGCTCCTCCCCTTGCCTGAGGAAACCGTGGTCCGCACGGGGCACGGTGATTCCACCACCATCGGCGCTGAAAAGCCGCACCTGGATGAGTGGATCGCCCGCGGACACTGA